One region of Microbacterium rhizosphaerae genomic DNA includes:
- a CDS encoding FMN reductase has protein sequence MSGRRIAVVSAGLSNPSSTRMLADRLASATVARLAERGIEVEVDTFELRDHAHDITNNLLTGFAPPALESMVNAVVSADALIVVTPIFSTSYSGLFKSFIDILDPDALAGKPVLIGANAGTARHSLAIDYAIRPLFAYLHAQPVSTGVFAASADWGGAGDDVAPLASRIVKGATELADAVAARAAVVTSDPFDPDNYLGEGKSFGHLLGGLAGE, from the coding sequence ATGAGCGGCCGCCGGATCGCCGTCGTCTCGGCCGGGCTGTCGAACCCCTCGTCCACGCGCATGCTCGCCGACCGCCTCGCATCGGCGACCGTCGCGCGGCTCGCCGAGCGGGGGATCGAGGTCGAGGTCGACACGTTCGAGCTGCGCGACCACGCGCACGACATCACGAACAACCTGCTCACGGGCTTCGCTCCGCCCGCGCTCGAGTCGATGGTGAACGCGGTGGTCTCGGCCGACGCGCTCATCGTCGTGACGCCCATCTTCTCGACGAGCTACTCGGGGCTCTTCAAATCGTTCATCGACATCCTCGACCCCGACGCGCTGGCCGGCAAGCCTGTGCTCATCGGGGCCAACGCGGGCACCGCGCGCCACTCGCTCGCGATCGACTACGCCATCCGGCCGCTGTTCGCCTACCTGCACGCGCAGCCGGTGTCGACGGGTGTGTTCGCGGCATCGGCCGACTGGGGTGGAGCGGGCGACGACGTCGCCCCCCTCGCCTCGCGCATCGTGAAGGGCGCCACCGAGCTCGCCGATGCCGTCGCCGCCCGGGCCGCCGTCGTGACGAGCGACCCGTTCGATCCGGACAACTACCTGGGCGAGGGCAAGTCCTTCGGCCACCTCCTCGGCGGCCTCGCAGGGGAGTAG
- a CDS encoding LLM class flavin-dependent oxidoreductase — protein sequence MQFGIFSVSDITQDPTTGTTPTEAERIRATLTIARHAEEVGLDVFALGEHHNPPFWSSSPTTTLAYIAAQTERLILSTATTLITTNDPVKIAEDFAMLQHVSGGRTDLMLGRGNTGPVYPWFGKDIRQGLPLAIENYALLHKLWREDVVDWEGTFRTPLQGFTSTPRPLDDVPPFVWHGSIRTPEIAEQAAYYGDGFFANNIFWPQDHFARLIQLYRQRFAHYGHGTPEQAIVGIGGQVFMRANSQDAVREFRPYFDNAPVYGHGPSLEDFSEMTPLTVGSPQQVIDRYAGMRDAFGDFQRQLFLLDHAGLPLKTVLEQLDILGGEVVPVLRKELAKNRPAEVPDAPTHESLVQAKYGDEQARQPRPGANRGDNLVGDRPYEDTPAPQGSAFGVKR from the coding sequence GTGCAGTTCGGCATCTTCTCGGTGAGCGACATCACCCAGGACCCGACGACCGGGACCACCCCCACCGAGGCCGAGCGCATCCGCGCGACCCTGACCATCGCCCGGCACGCCGAGGAGGTGGGCCTGGACGTCTTCGCGCTCGGCGAGCACCACAACCCGCCGTTCTGGTCGTCGTCCCCGACGACGACACTGGCGTACATCGCCGCGCAGACCGAGCGCCTGATCCTCTCGACCGCGACGACCCTCATCACCACGAACGACCCGGTGAAGATCGCCGAGGACTTCGCGATGCTGCAGCATGTGTCGGGCGGCCGCACCGACCTCATGCTCGGCCGCGGCAACACCGGTCCGGTGTACCCGTGGTTCGGCAAGGACATCCGCCAGGGCCTGCCGCTGGCGATCGAGAACTACGCGCTGCTGCACAAGCTGTGGCGTGAGGACGTCGTGGACTGGGAGGGCACCTTCCGCACCCCGCTGCAGGGGTTCACCTCCACGCCGCGCCCGCTCGACGACGTGCCGCCGTTCGTGTGGCACGGATCGATCCGCACCCCCGAGATCGCCGAGCAGGCCGCGTACTACGGCGACGGGTTCTTCGCGAACAACATCTTCTGGCCCCAGGACCACTTCGCCCGTCTCATCCAGCTGTACCGCCAGCGCTTCGCGCACTACGGGCACGGCACGCCCGAGCAGGCGATCGTCGGCATCGGCGGACAGGTGTTCATGCGCGCCAATTCGCAGGATGCGGTGCGCGAATTCCGCCCGTACTTCGACAACGCCCCGGTCTACGGGCACGGCCCGAGCCTCGAGGACTTCAGCGAGATGACCCCGCTGACCGTCGGCTCGCCGCAGCAGGTCATCGACCGCTACGCCGGCATGCGCGACGCGTTCGGCGACTTCCAGCGCCAGCTGTTCCTGCTCGACCACGCCGGCCTTCCGCTGAAGACCGTGCTCGAACAGCTCGACATCCTCGGCGGCGAGGTCGTTCCGGTGCTCCGCAAGGAGCTGGCGAAGAACCGCCCGGCGGAGGTCCCGGATGCGCCGACCCACGAGTCGCTCGTGCAGGCGAAGTACGGCGACGAGCAGGCGCGGCAGCCGCGCCCGGGAGCGAACCGCGGCGACAACCTCGTCGGCGACCGCCCCTACGAGGACACCCCCGCTCCGCAGGGCTCCGCGTTCGGGGTGAAGCGATGA
- the efeB gene encoding iron uptake transporter deferrochelatase/peroxidase subunit, whose amino-acid sequence MTEGTEPARAEQKGLSRRGLLGLLGAGAGGLVVGGIGGAVAGASVATAQAASDTGVVHPFFGAHQAGIATPVQDHLHFAAFDVAQDATREDLISLLKDWSYAAARMTQGLDVSATGAVGGAPDAPPDDTGEALGLPASALTITFGFGPELFEKDGVDRFGIAARRPESLQALPRFVGDALEPGSSGGELCIQACADDPQVAVHAIRNLSRIAFGRAQIRWSKLGFGRTSKTTSAQLTPRNLFGFKDGTANILAEDPTAMDEHVWTDGPAWLAGGSYLVVRNIRQKIEPWDRQQLSEQDRIIGRSKGEGAPLSGGSEFTEPDFAQTDETGKPAIDMHSHVRLAHPDFNHGIRLLRRGYNFVDGNDPLGSLNAGLFFLSYQRDPQRFVTIQRALRSDLLNEYIEHTGSAVFAIPPGARQGSYVGAGLFA is encoded by the coding sequence GTGACGGAGGGCACCGAGCCCGCTCGGGCCGAGCAGAAGGGTCTCAGCAGGCGCGGCCTGCTGGGCCTGCTCGGCGCGGGGGCGGGCGGACTGGTCGTCGGGGGGATCGGCGGCGCCGTGGCCGGCGCCTCCGTCGCCACCGCGCAGGCGGCGAGCGACACGGGGGTCGTGCACCCGTTCTTCGGCGCGCATCAGGCGGGCATCGCCACGCCCGTGCAGGACCACCTGCATTTCGCGGCCTTCGACGTGGCGCAGGATGCGACGCGCGAAGACCTGATCTCGCTCCTGAAGGACTGGTCCTATGCGGCCGCGCGCATGACCCAGGGCCTCGACGTGAGCGCCACCGGAGCGGTCGGCGGGGCGCCCGACGCGCCGCCGGATGACACCGGCGAGGCGCTGGGCCTGCCGGCGAGCGCGCTCACCATCACCTTCGGGTTCGGCCCGGAGCTCTTCGAGAAGGACGGTGTCGACCGCTTCGGCATCGCGGCCCGACGCCCGGAGAGCCTGCAGGCGCTGCCGCGCTTCGTCGGCGACGCGCTCGAACCGGGCAGCTCCGGCGGCGAACTCTGCATCCAGGCGTGCGCCGACGACCCGCAGGTCGCCGTGCACGCGATCCGCAACCTGAGCCGCATCGCCTTCGGGCGGGCGCAGATCCGCTGGTCGAAGCTCGGCTTCGGCCGCACGTCGAAGACGACGAGCGCGCAGCTGACGCCGCGCAACCTGTTCGGGTTCAAGGACGGCACGGCGAACATCCTGGCCGAGGACCCCACGGCGATGGACGAGCACGTGTGGACCGACGGTCCCGCGTGGCTGGCGGGCGGCTCGTACCTCGTCGTGCGCAACATCCGGCAGAAGATCGAGCCGTGGGACCGTCAGCAGCTGAGCGAGCAGGATCGCATCATCGGGCGCTCGAAGGGCGAGGGCGCACCGCTGTCCGGCGGCAGCGAGTTCACCGAGCCCGACTTCGCCCAGACGGACGAGACCGGCAAACCCGCGATCGACATGCACTCGCACGTGCGGCTCGCGCATCCCGATTTCAACCACGGCATCCGGCTGCTGCGCCGCGGCTACAACTTCGTCGACGGCAACGACCCGCTCGGCTCGCTGAACGCCGGACTCTTCTTCCTCTCGTATCAGCGCGATCCCCAGCGGTTCGTCACGATCCAGCGCGCCCTGCGCTCCGATCTGCTCAACGAGTACATCGAGCACACCGGGTCGGCGGTGTTCGCCATCCCGCCCGGCGCGAGGCAGGGCTCGTACGTCGGCGCCGGCCTCTTCGCCTGA
- the efeO gene encoding iron uptake system protein EfeO — MTRPRALAAAAALTITAAALTGCVAKADAAASPSISVTSTDTACDLSTATAPSGTVTFDVSNTGSQITEFYLFAEDGVRIVGEVESIAPGAKRSLTVVAQPGSYKTLCKPGMVGSGVGMAAFEVTGSRVKTDGADADAKKKAVDLYAAFVKDQVGQMLPAVTTFAAAYAAGDDATAKARFPVVRGYYERIEPVASSLSDLDPKIDYRELDAQADGIPWTGFHRFEKDLWQPAQDAVNSDQSTPAWQDWSPSTPAERTTYADGLVANVQTLYDYVHAGDFRKNLESQGIAALSNGASALLDEVATGKIEGEEDWWSGTDLYDFTANVEGSKMAFSLVRDLARSKGAAAGALVAEIDKGYAGIEAKLATYGSFDTGFVPYSHVTEGQRRELSDLINALAEPLSQLTSTVLK; from the coding sequence ATGACCCGGCCCCGCGCACTCGCTGCCGCCGCCGCCCTCACGATTACCGCCGCCGCCCTCACCGGGTGCGTCGCGAAGGCGGATGCCGCGGCATCCCCGTCGATCTCCGTGACATCGACCGACACGGCGTGCGACCTCTCGACGGCGACCGCGCCGAGCGGCACCGTCACCTTCGACGTATCGAACACCGGCAGCCAGATCACCGAGTTCTACCTGTTCGCCGAGGACGGCGTGCGCATCGTCGGCGAGGTCGAGAGCATCGCGCCGGGCGCGAAGCGCAGCCTCACGGTCGTCGCACAGCCGGGCAGCTACAAGACCCTGTGCAAGCCCGGCATGGTGGGCAGCGGCGTCGGCATGGCGGCCTTCGAGGTCACCGGCAGCCGCGTGAAGACCGATGGCGCGGATGCGGATGCGAAGAAGAAGGCCGTCGACCTGTACGCCGCCTTCGTGAAGGACCAGGTCGGTCAGATGCTCCCCGCCGTCACGACGTTCGCCGCGGCCTACGCGGCCGGCGACGATGCGACGGCCAAGGCCCGGTTCCCCGTCGTGCGCGGCTACTACGAGCGGATCGAGCCGGTGGCGAGCTCGCTCAGCGACCTCGACCCGAAGATCGACTACCGCGAGCTCGACGCGCAGGCCGACGGCATCCCGTGGACCGGCTTCCACCGCTTCGAGAAGGACCTGTGGCAGCCCGCGCAGGATGCGGTGAACTCCGATCAGTCGACGCCCGCATGGCAGGACTGGTCGCCGTCGACGCCGGCCGAGCGCACGACGTACGCCGACGGCCTCGTCGCGAACGTGCAGACGCTGTACGACTACGTGCACGCCGGCGACTTCCGGAAGAACCTCGAGTCGCAGGGCATCGCGGCCCTCTCCAACGGCGCCTCGGCCCTGCTCGACGAGGTCGCCACGGGCAAGATCGAGGGCGAGGAGGACTGGTGGTCGGGCACCGACCTCTACGACTTCACCGCGAACGTCGAGGGCTCGAAGATGGCGTTCTCGCTCGTGCGCGACCTCGCCCGGTCGAAGGGTGCCGCCGCCGGCGCGCTCGTCGCCGAGATCGACAAGGGCTACGCCGGCATCGAGGCGAAGCTCGCGACCTACGGGTCGTTCGACACGGGCTTCGTCCCCTACTCGCACGTGACAGAAGGGCAGCGGCGCGAACTCAGCGACCTCATCAACGCGCTCGCCGAGCCGCTGTCGCAGCTGACCTCCACCGTCCTGAAGTGA
- the efeU gene encoding iron uptake transporter permease EfeU, which produces MLATFLIGLREGLEAALVVGILIAYLTKIGRRDVLPRVWIGIALAIGLALSIGAVLTFGAYELTSTAQEAIGGFFSLVAVAMVTWMIFWMQKTARNMKKHLEGGLDRALALGGLWALVLVGFVSVAREGIEAALLLWSMAQSFGDTPTALLGALLGIVAAAFLGWLLAKGMLKLDLRRFFQWTSVFLVFVAAGVLAYALKDLQEAGILPGPYSALAPIVPATGEVAVGLAAFPFGWAFDVSTVMHPGDPLAVILQATVGFMPQMSWLQVVAWVLYMAIVGGFFVRGLRRARPKTVPAPQPAALAEGAS; this is translated from the coding sequence GTGCTCGCCACATTCCTCATCGGCCTGCGCGAGGGCCTCGAAGCCGCGCTGGTCGTCGGCATCCTCATCGCCTACCTCACCAAGATCGGCCGCCGCGACGTCCTCCCGCGGGTGTGGATCGGGATCGCGCTCGCGATCGGGCTGGCCCTGTCCATCGGCGCCGTCCTCACCTTCGGTGCGTACGAGCTCACCTCCACGGCCCAGGAGGCCATCGGCGGATTCTTCTCGCTCGTCGCCGTCGCGATGGTGACGTGGATGATCTTCTGGATGCAGAAGACCGCCCGCAACATGAAGAAGCATCTCGAGGGCGGGCTCGACCGCGCACTGGCCCTGGGCGGCCTGTGGGCACTCGTGCTGGTCGGCTTCGTCTCCGTCGCCCGCGAGGGCATCGAGGCGGCCCTCCTGCTGTGGTCGATGGCGCAGTCCTTCGGCGACACGCCCACGGCGCTGCTCGGCGCACTGCTCGGCATCGTCGCCGCCGCCTTCCTCGGCTGGCTGCTGGCGAAGGGGATGCTGAAGCTCGATCTGCGCCGCTTCTTCCAGTGGACCAGCGTCTTCCTCGTCTTCGTGGCCGCGGGCGTCCTCGCGTATGCGCTGAAGGACCTGCAGGAGGCCGGCATCCTCCCCGGCCCGTACTCGGCCCTCGCGCCCATCGTCCCCGCCACCGGCGAGGTCGCCGTGGGCCTGGCGGCCTTCCCGTTCGGGTGGGCGTTCGACGTGAGCACCGTCATGCATCCCGGCGATCCGCTCGCCGTGATCCTGCAGGCGACCGTGGGCTTCATGCCGCAGATGAGCTGGCTGCAGGTCGTCGCCTGGGTGCTCTACATGGCGATCGTCGGCGGATTCTTCGTGCGCGGCCTGCGCCGTGCGCGGCCGAAGACCGTACCGGCACCTCAGCCCGCCGCCCTCGCCGAAGGAGCCTCATGA
- the rpsO gene encoding 30S ribosomal protein S15: protein MALDAEVKKAIIEEYATHPGDTGSPEVQVAMLTQRIKDLTEHLKEHKHDHHSRRGLFLLVGQRRRLLGYLQDVDINRYRSLIERLGLRR, encoded by the coding sequence ATGGCACTTGATGCAGAGGTCAAGAAGGCGATCATCGAAGAGTACGCGACGCACCCCGGTGACACCGGATCCCCCGAGGTGCAGGTTGCGATGCTGACGCAGCGCATCAAGGACCTGACCGAGCACCTGAAGGAGCACAAGCACGACCACCACTCGCGTCGTGGGCTGTTCCTGCTCGTCGGTCAGCGCCGTCGTCTGCTCGGCTACCTCCAGGACGTCGACATCAACCGTTACCGGTCGTTGATCGAGCGTCTCGGACTGCGCCGCTAA